From one Notolabrus celidotus isolate fNotCel1 chromosome 2, fNotCel1.pri, whole genome shotgun sequence genomic stretch:
- the lurap1 gene encoding leucine rich adaptor protein 1 — MDEGTATETIPDLKDIEVKIGRKTPEGLLRWMREEASTLRGDAKLSTAYDTSKETGRKSLDEKIRKLKMEMAHLRSVDVKILQQLLAVHEGIEAVKWLLEERSTLTSRCSSLTSSQYSLGEGPDTSWRGSWSSLQDPNDKLDNISIGSYLDTLADDMDEYCPSSSESVICSTTPLVSEVTVGSRTGATVTASGAGAGVIVRSGAGAGSGIRVNENGTVVGNETEVNGGLGTGVTCATNGSVTVKPTVSSPQVKSEGNKQDAPVWTKTAETGKGSSVSKGNTKTQGAKVNGVLEKPIMQTGSPVRSSLNEKLGTSQSPKLKPYKNGKIDLDTCKMNGKMHLEYDAHWRWVQSQEDVTFL, encoded by the exons ATGGATGAAGGCACCGCCACAGAGACCATCCCGGATCTGAAAGACATAGAGGTGAAAATTGGCCGGAAGACCCCCGAGGGTTTGCTCAGGTGGATGCGGGAAGAGGCGTCCACTCTCCGGGGAGATGCCAAGCTGAGCACCGCATACGATACCAGTAAGGAGACGGGGAGGAAGAGTCTGGATGAAAAGATCAGAAAACTGAAGATGGAGATG gCTCACTTGCGCTCAGTGGACGTGAAGATCTTGCAGCAGTTGTTGGCAGTCCACGAAGGCATTGAGGCGGTGAAATGGCTTCTGGAGGAGCGCAGCACCCTGACAAGCCGTTGCAGCAGCCTCACAAGCAGTCAATACAGCCTTGGTGAGGGCCCTGACACCTCCTGGAGGGGCTCCTGGAGCAGCCTGCAGGACCCCAACGACAAGCTAGACAACATCTCCATTGGCAGCTATCTGGACACCCTGGCGGATGACATGGATGAGTACTGCCCATCCAGCTCAGAGTCGGTCATCTGCTCTACCACACCACTGGTCTCAGAGGTGACTGTTGGAAGCCGCACAGGGGCCACAGTCACAGCATCTGGGGCAGGAGCTGGGGTGATTGTGAGGTCTGGTGCTGGTGCTGGAAGTGGGATTAGGGTGAATGAGAATGGAACTGTTGTTGGAAATGAGACAGAGGTAAATGGTGGACTGGGGACTGGTGTGACCTGTGCTACCAATGGATCTGTAACAGTAAAACCAACAGTCAGCTCTCCCCAAGTCAAGTCTGAGGGCAACAAGCAAGACGCTCCAGTCTGGACCAAGACTGCAGAGACTGGCAAAGGAAGCTCAGTTTCCAAGGGCAACACCAAGACACAAGGCGCGAAGGTCAATGGAGTCCTGGAGAAACCGATCATGCAAACTGGCAGCCCAGTCCGCTCCAGCCTTAACGAAAAACTGGGAACCAGCCAGAGCCCTAAACTCAAACCGTACAAAAACGGCAAGATTGACTTGGACACTTGCAAAATGAACGGCAAAATGCACCTGGAGTACGATGCGCATTGGCGGTGGGTGCAGTCGCAGGAAGATGTGACGTTTTTGTGA